The following proteins are encoded in a genomic region of Nonomuraea muscovyensis:
- a CDS encoding thioesterase family protein, translating into MSMYRRLAAGRYLAAEHTQGPWDPGTQHMGPVTALIVHELARTAPRPGLEMSRLAVDVFGPVPVGELEVRTDVVRDGKRVQCLAASVSADGREVCRATAWRIREAGTPATPVPGPPAPGPPPSPDDRSSWLSTGFGYGRAIDWRFVTGGPMRTGPATVWGRLTVPLVGDEEISPLERLAVFADSGNGVSHALDFATHLFVNVDLTISLFRAPAGEWVCMEAATVIGPAGRGLTRSTLYDESGEVGTATQTLFVAPR; encoded by the coding sequence ATGTCGATGTACAGGCGTCTGGCGGCGGGTCGCTACCTGGCGGCCGAGCACACGCAGGGGCCGTGGGATCCGGGTACGCAGCACATGGGTCCCGTCACCGCCCTGATCGTGCACGAACTGGCGCGGACCGCGCCCCGGCCGGGCCTGGAGATGTCGCGGCTGGCGGTGGACGTGTTCGGGCCGGTGCCGGTCGGTGAGCTGGAGGTCCGCACCGATGTCGTCCGCGACGGCAAGCGGGTGCAGTGCCTGGCGGCGAGCGTGTCGGCGGACGGCCGCGAGGTGTGCCGGGCCACCGCGTGGCGCATCCGGGAGGCCGGCACGCCGGCGACGCCCGTGCCCGGCCCGCCCGCGCCCGGCCCGCCGCCGTCGCCGGACGACCGATCGTCGTGGCTGAGCACCGGATTCGGGTACGGCAGGGCGATCGACTGGCGGTTCGTCACCGGCGGGCCGATGCGGACCGGGCCGGCCACGGTGTGGGGCAGGCTGACGGTGCCGCTGGTCGGGGATGAGGAGATCAGCCCTCTGGAGCGGCTGGCGGTGTTCGCCGACAGCGGCAACGGCGTCAGCCACGCCCTCGACTTCGCCACACACCTGTTCGTCAACGTCGACCTGACCATCTCCCTGTTCCGCGCGCCCGCCGGGGAGTGGGTCTGCATGGAGGCCGCCACCGTCATCGGCCCGGCGGGGCGGGGCCTGACCCGGTCCACCCTGTACGACGAGAGCGGCGAGGTCGGCACGGCGACGCAGACGCTGTTCGTCGCGCCGCGGTAG
- a CDS encoding PhzF family phenazine biosynthesis protein, protein MSRPFAQVDVFTAVPYHGNPLAVVLDGRGLTTEQMQRFAHWTNLSETTFVLPPSDPAADYQVRIFTGSGELPFAGHPTLGTCHAWLEAGGVPKAPGEIVQQCGAGLVRVRSTGSDRDRALAFAAPPLLRSGPVDEPLAGHIAGLLGIARDEIVDLEWADNGPGWVAVLLRDAEAVLALKPGRVDLDLGVVGPHPQGSPHAFELRAFYPSEVGTVEDPVTGSLNASVAQWLLRTGRAAAPYVAAQGTVLGRAGRVHVSTDDDGGVWVGGSSVTCVTGQVEL, encoded by the coding sequence ATGTCCCGTCCTTTCGCTCAGGTCGATGTCTTCACCGCCGTCCCCTACCACGGCAACCCGCTCGCCGTCGTCCTCGACGGCCGGGGGCTGACCACGGAGCAGATGCAGCGCTTCGCCCACTGGACCAACCTGTCGGAGACCACGTTCGTGCTGCCGCCGTCCGATCCGGCGGCCGACTACCAGGTGCGGATCTTCACCGGCTCCGGCGAGCTGCCGTTCGCCGGGCATCCCACGCTCGGCACCTGCCACGCCTGGCTGGAGGCCGGTGGCGTCCCCAAGGCCCCCGGCGAGATCGTGCAGCAGTGCGGAGCCGGGCTTGTGCGGGTGCGTTCCACCGGCTCCGACCGCGACCGTGCCCTCGCGTTCGCCGCTCCGCCGCTGCTGCGGTCGGGGCCGGTGGACGAGCCGCTGGCCGGGCACATCGCCGGCCTCCTCGGCATCGCCCGCGACGAGATCGTCGACCTGGAGTGGGCCGACAACGGACCCGGCTGGGTGGCGGTGCTGCTCCGCGACGCCGAGGCGGTGCTCGCGCTGAAGCCCGGGCGCGTCGATCTCGACCTCGGCGTGGTGGGCCCCCACCCGCAGGGCTCGCCCCACGCGTTCGAGTTGCGCGCCTTCTACCCGTCCGAGGTCGGCACGGTCGAGGACCCCGTCACCGGCAGCCTCAACGCCTCGGTCGCCCAGTGGCTGCTGCGCACCGGCCGCGCCGCCGCCCCCTACGTGGCCGCCCAGGGCACCGTGCTCGGGCGGGCCGGGCGCGTGCACGTCTCCACCGACGACGACGGCGGCGTGTGGGTCGGCGGCTCCTCCGTCACCTGCGTCACGGGGCAGGTCGAGCTGTGA
- a CDS encoding 5-oxoprolinase subunit C family protein → MIEVLVPGPYATVQDLGRRGLAHLGVPGSGAADAESLRLANRLVGNPEGAAGIEVTFGGARLAFRSGAWVAVTGAPCPLAAVPRAGTGVPFWVPAGGELRLGTPAWGLRSYLAVRGGVAVEPVLGSRSTDSLSGLGPEPLRAGTLLPVGDTGELPPIHVDQAPPPGRRAGVLRVLPGPRDDWFAPGALEVLCGRPYMVSQDSNRVGVRLHGPELVRAREGELPSEGMVTGAVQVPPSGQPIVFLADHPPTGGYPVIAVVLTADLPVAAQLRPGDPVRFTTRPHP, encoded by the coding sequence ATGATCGAGGTGCTCGTTCCGGGACCGTACGCGACCGTGCAGGACCTGGGCCGCCGGGGTCTCGCCCACCTGGGCGTGCCCGGCTCGGGCGCGGCGGACGCGGAGAGCCTGCGGCTGGCCAACCGGCTCGTCGGCAATCCCGAGGGGGCGGCAGGGATCGAGGTGACCTTCGGCGGGGCCCGGCTGGCGTTCCGGTCGGGCGCCTGGGTGGCCGTGACGGGGGCGCCCTGCCCGCTGGCCGCCGTGCCGCGGGCGGGGACGGGGGTGCCGTTCTGGGTTCCGGCCGGTGGGGAGCTGCGGCTCGGGACGCCCGCATGGGGGTTGCGCAGCTATCTGGCGGTGCGTGGCGGGGTCGCGGTCGAGCCCGTGCTGGGCAGCCGGTCCACCGACTCGCTGTCCGGGCTGGGGCCGGAGCCGCTGCGGGCGGGAACGCTGCTGCCCGTGGGCGACACCGGGGAGCTGCCGCCGATCCACGTCGACCAGGCTCCCCCTCCCGGTCGCCGGGCGGGAGTGCTGCGGGTGCTGCCGGGGCCGCGTGACGACTGGTTCGCGCCTGGCGCGCTGGAGGTGCTGTGCGGGCGGCCGTACATGGTGAGCCAGGACAGCAACCGCGTGGGGGTGCGGCTGCACGGGCCGGAGCTGGTGCGGGCGCGGGAGGGCGAGCTGCCGAGCGAGGGCATGGTCACCGGTGCGGTGCAGGTGCCGCCGAGCGGGCAGCCGATCGTCTTTCTCGCCGACCACCCGCCCACGGGCGGCTATCCGGTGATCGCGGTGGTGCTGACGGCCGACCTGCCGGTGGCCGCGCAGCTCCGCCCCGGGGACCCGGTCCGCTTCACGACCCGCCCGCACCCGTGA
- a CDS encoding dihydrofolate reductase family protein, with protein MPKLRVHNFTLSLDGYAAGPRQRMDAPFGDGVEGLHDWMVATRTFRATHGLDGGEEGPDDERVRRAEDGIGATIMGRNMFGPQRGPWADHSWRGWWGPNPPYHNDVFVMTHHVRPTLAMEGGTTFHFVDDTPGAVLERAFDAAGGKDVLVAGGAATIRQFLREGLVDDLYLVIAPILAGAGERLLGDLDLGRYEVADTTVSQTATHVHITRRATR; from the coding sequence ATGCCGAAGCTGCGCGTGCACAACTTCACCCTCTCGCTCGACGGCTACGCCGCCGGGCCCCGCCAGCGCATGGACGCGCCGTTCGGCGACGGCGTCGAGGGCCTGCACGACTGGATGGTCGCCACCCGCACGTTCCGGGCGACGCACGGCCTGGACGGCGGCGAGGAGGGCCCCGACGACGAGCGCGTCCGCCGGGCCGAGGACGGGATCGGCGCCACGATCATGGGGCGCAACATGTTCGGCCCCCAGCGCGGGCCCTGGGCGGACCACTCGTGGAGGGGCTGGTGGGGGCCCAACCCGCCCTACCACAACGACGTCTTCGTCATGACCCACCACGTGCGGCCCACGCTCGCCATGGAGGGGGGCACCACCTTCCACTTCGTCGACGACACGCCCGGCGCGGTGCTGGAGCGGGCGTTCGACGCCGCGGGCGGCAAGGACGTGCTGGTGGCCGGCGGGGCCGCCACCATCCGGCAGTTCCTGCGCGAGGGGCTCGTCGACGACCTGTACCTCGTCATCGCCCCGATCCTGGCCGGCGCGGGCGAGCGCCTGCTCGGCGACCTCGACCTCGGCCGCTACGAGGTCGCGGACACGACCGTCTCCCAGACCGCCACCCATGTCCACATCACGCGCCGCGCCACTCGATGA
- a CDS encoding winged helix DNA-binding domain-containing protein → MTLDLTWPQILTWRLARQFVRGPGGPGAVAIARRLGGVQTQVPSSARLAVALRSARPATDEIDTALWADRTLAKTWVMRGTLHLVPSDELPAHCSALSTLRFWEKGSWQRGHGVTAAEIGAVIEAVPHVLGERPLTREELVDAVVEVTGDAHLREGLTSGWGVLLKPLSRLGELCYGPPRAGKVTFTAPRRWLPGWPAELPPQEKAGVAVARAFLGAHGPATPEMFDAWLFGGVARKAVLKAWFRDLAPELTEVRTPDGHTLLALTEHLDELAATRPAGEVHLLPGFDPYILGAPRSLEPLVPAGVKARVSRQAGWISPVVLHDGRVTGVWEPKDGRAVVELFEQVPQPALDAAVARVEALLSAGAART, encoded by the coding sequence GTGACCCTTGACCTGACCTGGCCGCAGATCCTGACGTGGCGGCTGGCCCGCCAGTTCGTGAGGGGCCCCGGCGGCCCCGGCGCGGTGGCGATCGCCCGACGGCTGGGCGGCGTGCAGACCCAGGTGCCCTCCTCGGCCCGGCTCGCCGTCGCCCTCAGGAGCGCCCGGCCGGCGACCGACGAGATCGACACGGCGCTGTGGGCCGACCGCACGCTCGCCAAGACGTGGGTCATGCGCGGCACCCTGCACCTTGTGCCCTCTGACGAGCTGCCCGCCCACTGCTCGGCCCTGTCCACGCTGCGCTTCTGGGAGAAGGGCTCCTGGCAGCGCGGCCACGGTGTCACCGCGGCCGAGATCGGCGCCGTCATCGAGGCCGTGCCGCACGTGCTGGGCGAGCGGCCGCTGACCCGCGAGGAGCTGGTCGACGCCGTCGTCGAGGTCACCGGCGACGCCCACCTGCGCGAGGGGCTCACCTCCGGCTGGGGCGTGCTGCTCAAGCCCCTCAGCCGGCTGGGCGAGCTGTGCTACGGGCCACCGCGTGCGGGCAAGGTGACGTTCACCGCGCCGCGCCGCTGGCTGCCCGGCTGGCCCGCCGAGCTGCCGCCCCAGGAGAAGGCCGGGGTCGCGGTCGCGCGCGCCTTCCTGGGTGCCCACGGGCCGGCGACGCCCGAGATGTTCGACGCGTGGCTGTTCGGCGGAGTGGCGCGCAAGGCCGTGCTCAAGGCGTGGTTCCGCGACCTCGCGCCCGAGCTGACCGAGGTGCGGACTCCCGACGGCCACACCCTCCTCGCCCTGACCGAGCACCTCGACGAGCTCGCCGCCACCCGGCCGGCCGGAGAGGTCCACCTGCTGCCCGGCTTCGACCCCTACATCCTGGGCGCGCCGCGCAGCCTGGAGCCGCTCGTCCCGGCCGGGGTCAAGGCGCGGGTCAGCCGCCAGGCGGGCTGGATCTCGCCGGTCGTCCTGCACGACGGCCGGGTCACGGGCGTCTGGGAGCCGAAGGACGGCCGGGCCGTCGTGGAGCTGTTCGAGCAGGTGCCGCAGCCCGCGCTCGACGCGGCCGTCGCCCGGGTCGAGGCCCTCCTGAGCGCCGGCGCCGCGCGGACATAG
- a CDS encoding LamB/YcsF family protein codes for MVMDLNADLGEGFGIWRLGDDLALLDLVTSANVACGFHAGDPVTIRRTCAAAVDRGVSIGAQVSYRDLAHFGRREMDVEPEELCAEVLYQLAAVDGIARAMGGRVSYVKPHGALYNRVCRDEEQAAALIDAVADYDPSLPVLTLPVSVVHAIGAAEGVPTVTEAFADRAYTSAGTLVPRREPDAVIHDEGTVVERAVRMAVDGMVTSVEGTAVTVGARSICVHGDTPGAVRLARAVRDGLLEAGVVLQAFT; via the coding sequence ATGGTGATGGACCTCAACGCCGACCTGGGCGAAGGCTTCGGCATCTGGCGGCTCGGCGACGACCTCGCGCTGCTCGACCTCGTCACGAGCGCGAACGTGGCCTGCGGGTTCCACGCCGGCGACCCGGTGACCATCAGGCGCACCTGCGCGGCGGCCGTCGACCGCGGCGTGTCGATCGGGGCGCAGGTCTCCTACCGCGACCTGGCCCACTTCGGGCGGCGGGAGATGGACGTGGAGCCCGAGGAGCTGTGCGCCGAGGTGCTCTACCAGCTCGCCGCGGTCGACGGCATCGCCCGGGCGATGGGCGGGCGGGTGTCGTACGTCAAACCGCACGGCGCGCTGTACAACCGGGTCTGCCGCGACGAGGAGCAGGCGGCGGCGCTGATCGACGCCGTGGCCGACTACGACCCCTCGCTGCCGGTGCTGACGCTGCCGGTGTCGGTGGTCCACGCGATCGGGGCGGCCGAGGGGGTGCCCACGGTGACCGAGGCGTTCGCCGACCGGGCCTACACGTCCGCGGGCACGCTGGTGCCGCGTCGCGAGCCGGACGCGGTGATCCACGACGAGGGGACGGTCGTGGAACGCGCCGTGCGGATGGCCGTGGACGGGATGGTCACGTCGGTCGAGGGCACGGCGGTGACGGTGGGGGCGCGGTCGATCTGCGTGCACGGCGACACGCCGGGCGCGGTGCGCCTGGCGCGGGCCGTGCGCGACGGGCTGCTGGAGGCCGGGGTGGTCCTCCAGGCGTTCACGTGA
- a CDS encoding ABC transporter family substrate-binding protein: MRATRLATAMIMAMAVAGPLAGCGGQGGPGGAPGDDGGLAVKAFDVNPQPRDRVKDGGTLRWGVNEFPAQWNRNHVDGNLAVAAMITNALLPSPFLSDETAEITPNPDYLVSAEVTRREPKQVITYRLNPEAKWSDGKPITWVDYEAQWRALKGEDPAFHIVSSTGYQDIEKVARGRDDHEVVVTFARPFGDWQSLFGPLLPASANRTPEAFNTAWLNRIPVTAGPFAFKAFDQTAKTITLVRDERWWGERAKLDQIVYRASEQDSLIGAFGNGELDIADIGPSAPDYARARSTPNSQVRQAAGPDFRHFTFNGSSDLLRDVRVRRALQLGVNRQAIAQSDLQGLDWPTTPLNNHFFMNTQDGYQDNAGDLGAHDPARAGKLLEEAGWKLAGAVRQKDGKPLDLRFVVPSGVQVSKSEAELAQTMLGQIGVKVTIQAVPSADFFTKYVIPGNFDITAFSYIGTPFPVSSSYGIYADSPDGKTWNANFGRTGSKAIDDAMNKAAQSLDPARAREAVNEADRLIWQEVNVLPLYQRPQNVAVRATLANVGARGFYNLRYEDIGFTA, from the coding sequence ATGAGAGCAACACGACTCGCCACCGCCATGATCATGGCGATGGCCGTGGCCGGCCCGCTGGCGGGCTGCGGCGGTCAGGGCGGTCCGGGCGGCGCCCCCGGTGACGACGGCGGCCTGGCCGTCAAGGCGTTCGACGTCAACCCGCAGCCGCGCGACCGGGTCAAGGACGGCGGCACGCTGCGCTGGGGGGTCAACGAGTTCCCCGCCCAGTGGAACCGCAACCACGTCGACGGCAACCTCGCCGTCGCCGCCATGATCACCAACGCGTTGCTGCCGTCGCCGTTCCTGTCCGACGAGACGGCGGAGATCACGCCCAACCCCGACTACCTGGTCAGCGCCGAGGTCACCCGCCGCGAGCCGAAGCAGGTGATCACCTACCGGCTCAACCCCGAGGCGAAGTGGTCGGACGGCAAGCCGATCACCTGGGTCGACTACGAGGCCCAGTGGCGGGCGCTCAAGGGCGAGGACCCCGCCTTCCACATCGTCTCGTCCACCGGCTACCAGGACATCGAGAAGGTGGCCCGGGGCAGGGACGACCACGAGGTGGTGGTGACCTTCGCCCGGCCGTTCGGCGACTGGCAGTCGCTGTTCGGGCCGCTGCTGCCCGCCTCGGCCAACCGGACGCCCGAGGCGTTCAACACCGCCTGGCTCAACCGCATCCCGGTGACGGCCGGGCCGTTCGCCTTCAAGGCGTTCGACCAGACGGCCAAGACGATCACGCTGGTCCGCGACGAGCGGTGGTGGGGCGAACGGGCCAAGCTCGACCAGATCGTCTACCGCGCCTCCGAGCAGGACTCGCTGATCGGCGCGTTCGGCAACGGCGAGCTGGACATCGCCGACATCGGCCCCTCCGCGCCCGACTACGCCCGCGCCCGCTCCACCCCGAACAGCCAGGTGCGCCAGGCGGCCGGGCCCGACTTCCGCCACTTCACCTTCAACGGCTCCAGCGACCTGCTGCGCGACGTACGGGTCCGCAGGGCGCTCCAGCTCGGCGTCAACCGGCAGGCGATCGCCCAGTCCGACCTGCAGGGCCTCGACTGGCCCACCACGCCGCTGAACAACCACTTCTTCATGAACACCCAGGACGGCTACCAGGACAACGCCGGCGACCTCGGCGCCCACGATCCCGCACGGGCCGGGAAGCTCCTGGAGGAGGCCGGCTGGAAGCTCGCCGGCGCCGTCCGCCAGAAGGACGGCAAGCCGCTGGATCTGAGGTTCGTGGTGCCGTCGGGCGTGCAGGTCAGCAAGTCGGAGGCCGAGCTGGCGCAGACCATGCTCGGGCAGATCGGGGTCAAGGTCACCATCCAGGCGGTGCCGAGCGCCGACTTCTTCACCAAGTACGTCATCCCCGGCAACTTCGACATCACAGCCTTCTCCTACATCGGCACCCCGTTCCCGGTGTCGAGCAGCTACGGCATCTACGCCGACAGCCCCGACGGCAAGACGTGGAACGCCAACTTCGGCCGCACCGGGTCGAAGGCCATCGACGACGCGATGAACAAGGCCGCCCAGAGCCTCGACCCGGCGCGGGCGCGGGAGGCCGTCAACGAGGCCGACCGGCTGATCTGGCAGGAGGTGAACGTGCTGCCCCTCTACCAGCGGCCGCAGAACGTCGCCGTCCGCGCGACGCTGGCCAACGTCGGCGCCCGGGGCTTCTACAACCTGCGCTACGAGGACATCGGCTTCACCGCCTGA
- a CDS encoding 5-oxoprolinase subunit B family protein, producing the protein MIRRVGEHGLLVETGALEISHRLDALLRDRAPEGVVEVVPGPETVLVVAPGANQDRLRTALGSLLAGARDAAAEPGGGPEGAAVVTVPVVYDGADLDAVAELAGLTAEEVVARHTGRELVVGWLGFAPGFAYLIGLDPDLHVPRLDTPRTSVPAGSVAVAGPYSAVYPSASPGGWRLLGHTSLRVWDTGAVPPSLFRPGTRVRFERA; encoded by the coding sequence GTGATCCGCAGGGTCGGGGAGCACGGGCTGCTCGTGGAGACCGGGGCGCTGGAGATCTCGCACCGACTGGACGCCCTGCTGCGCGACCGGGCGCCCGAAGGGGTGGTCGAGGTCGTGCCGGGGCCGGAGACGGTGCTCGTGGTGGCGCCCGGCGCGAACCAGGACCGGCTGCGCACCGCGCTCGGCTCGCTGCTCGCCGGCGCCCGCGACGCCGCCGCCGAGCCCGGAGGCGGCCCCGAGGGGGCGGCCGTGGTGACGGTCCCGGTGGTCTACGACGGGGCGGACCTCGACGCGGTGGCGGAGCTCGCCGGGCTGACGGCCGAGGAGGTGGTCGCCCGGCACACCGGGCGTGAACTGGTGGTGGGATGGCTGGGGTTCGCTCCGGGGTTCGCCTATCTCATCGGGCTGGACCCGGACCTGCACGTGCCCCGGCTCGACACGCCGCGCACCTCGGTGCCCGCCGGGTCGGTGGCGGTCGCGGGGCCGTACTCGGCGGTCTACCCCAGCGCGTCGCCCGGCGGCTGGCGGCTGCTGGGGCACACGTCGCTGCGGGTGTGGGACACGGGGGCCGTGCCGCCGTCGTTGTTCCGGCCGGGCACGCGGGTGCGGTTCGAGCGCGCATGA